From a single Nicotiana tomentosiformis chromosome 2, ASM39032v3, whole genome shotgun sequence genomic region:
- the LOC138905069 gene encoding zinc finger BED domain-containing protein RICESLEEPER 2-like, which yields MAENIQSDKMMGENGASNSNAISQSETTESNITKKRKKRSIVWDHFTEIITSERSTKAKYDYCFIEYCFKTKDATSTLLSHIFKCPKRPPIVDKKQSNLGFQSVPGGSQGDIVVVTWKFDQEECRKVLCRMVIVDELPFIFVEKEGFRDFMKVAQPYFRIPSRSTVTRDCFDLFNEEKQKLKRSFIETKQRGINKIFTVTVDNASSNNVTVKELSKQLTKMGTNLMNGNHLHVRCMAHIMNLVVQDGLKESSVSIERVRHAVRYVRQSHARLKRFQECFDDEQLNCKKTLCLDVPTRWNSTYLMLRRAVEFESIFSHYASSEIGLRHYLEHSYIEVGIPTGELLSSDWENVKRITKFLEIFYLLTLKISGSRYVTSNIHFLEICAVAVYLKQLIANEDTVLSEMAKKMKEKFNKYWGDPGKMNNIIFISCILDPRYKLESVGYALVKMFGEDPGTTIQAEVKKYMTSLFCEYVKSSSKGVVLSSSSDCSSLDTSTSGLSDNQGIEVAVLWCLQAGLWRENRCVFAAALELKIGVNEGRFCNCFAKDDALHGVWVVFWGLSSAGFGAGI from the exons ATGGCTGAAAATATACAAAGTGATAAGATGATGGGTGAAAATGGGGCTTCTAATTCAAATGCAATAAGCCAATCTGAAACAACGgagtcaaatataaccaaaaaaaggaaaaaaaggtcTATTGTGTGGGATCATTTTACAGAAATTATTACTTCTGAAAGGAGTACAAAAGCAAAATATGACTATTGCTTTATTGAGTATTGTTTTAAGACCAAAGACGCTACGTCGACACTTCTTTCTCATATATTTAAATGTCCTAAACGTCCTCCTATTGTTGATAAAAAACAATCAAATTTAGGTTTTCAATCTGTTCCGGGAGGTAGTCAGGGTGACATAGTTGTTGTTACttggaaatttgatcaagaagAGTGTAGGAAGGTATTATGTCGTATGGTAATAGTTGATGAGCTTCCTTTCATCTTTGTTGAGAAAGAAGGTTTTAGAGACTTTATGAAAGTTGCGCAACCTTATTTTCGGATCCCTTCCCGTAGTACTGTAACTAGGGATTGTTTTGATCTTTTTAATGAAGAAAAGCAAAAGTTGAAGAGGTCTTTTATAGAAACGAAACAAAGA GGGATAAATAAGATCTTCACTGTCACAGTTGATAATGCAAGCTCCAATAATGTGACAGTAAAAGAATTGTCTAAGCAATTAACAAAAATGGGAACTAATTTGATGAACGGGAATCACCTTCACGTGAGATGTATGGCTCACATCATGAATCTTGTGGTCCAAGATGGTTTAAAAGAATCTTCAGTATCTATTGAACGTGTTAGGCATGCAGTGAGATATGTTAGGCAATCTCATGCGAGGTTGAAGAGGTTTCAAGAATGTTTTGATGATGAACAACTCAATTGTAAAAAAACTTTGTGCTTGGATGTTCCAactaggtggaattccacctactTGATGTTGCGTAGGGCTGTTGAATTTGAAAGTATATTTTCACACTATGCATCTAGTGAAATTGGCCTAAGACATTATCTTGAGCATTCTTATATTGAAGTTGGAATTCCTACAGGTGAACTTTTGAGTAGTGATTGGGAGAATGTAAAAAGAATTACAAAGTTTCTTGAAATCTTCTATCTTCTTACTTTGAAAATATCTGGATCACGTTATGTTACATCGAATATTCATTTTCTTGAAATTTGTGCGGTTGCTGTTTATTTGAAGCAATTGATAGCAAATGAAGATACAGTTTTAAGTGAAATGGCAAAGAAGATGAAGGAAAAGTTTAATAAGTATTGGGGTGATCCAGGGAAAATGAACAATATAATTTTCATCTCGTGTATTTTGGATCCACGTTACAAGCTCGAATCAGTTGGTTATGCACTTGTAAAGATGTTTGGTGAAGATCCGGGGACAACTATACAAGCAGAAGTGAAGAAGTACATGACTTCATTATTTTGTGAGTATGTAAAGTCCAGCTCAAAAGGTGTCGTGCTTTCTTCATCTTCAGATTGTTCTTCATTGGACACTTCTACTTCCGGGCTTTCTGACAATCAA GGAATAGAGGTGGCTGTTTTGTGGTGTTTGCAAGCTGGTTTGTGGAGGGAGAATCGTTGTGTTTTTGCAGCAGCTTTGGAGCTGAAAATTGGCGTTAATGAAGGTAGGTTTTGCAACTGTTTTGCTAAAGATGATGCTCTACATGGTGTTTGGGTGGTATTTTGGGGGTTGTCTTCAGCTGGGTTTGGTGCTGGAATTTAA